GGGTGCGCGTACCGGGGTGGCGAACCTGGTCACCGGCGGCCTGTTCCTGGTGGCGATGTTCTTCTCGCCGCTGGTGCAGGTGGTGCCGTTCGAGGCGGCGTCGACCGCGCTGGTGGTGGTCGGCTTCCTGATGATGACCGCGGTGCGGCAGATCGACTGGACCGACTGGTCGATAGCGGTACCGGCGTTCCTGACCATCACGATCATGCCGTTCACGTACTCGATCTCGAACGGGATCGGGGCCGGGATCGTCTCCTACGTCGTCCTGAAGGCGACCACCGGCAGGGCCCGGGACATCCACCCCATCCTGTACGGGGTGGCAGCGCTCTTCGTCCTGTACTTCTGCCGGGGCCCGCTGGAGTCCTGGGTCCTCTGAGTCGCGTGACCACGTCACCGGGTGCGTTAGCGTGCCCGGTGACGGCTGTCATACGGTCGATGACATGTCGTTAGCCATGCTCATTAGCTAGGCTAAGTATCGTGACGGAGCGGGTGATGACAACGGAGCGCACAGCGGAGTCGCTGGCCAAGACGCTGCGAGAAGCGATCATCCGATTCAGCCGGCGGGTCCGGCAGGCCCGGCCGGTCGGTGACCTGACGTTCAGTCAGCTCTCCGCGCTGACCAGCCTGCAACTGGCCGGCGCGCTGACGCCGCGTGAGCTCGCCGACGTGGAGCGGGTACAGCCCCCGACGATGACCAAGATCATCGGGAAGCTGGAGGATCGCGGACTGGTGGCACGGACACCGCACCCGACCGACGGGCGCCAGGTGATCCTGGCCGCCACCGACGAGGGCCGGGCGGTCTACGCGCTGCACGAGCGGACTCGCAACGAGTGGCTGGCCGTGGAGTTGGCACGGCTCAGCCCGGAGGAACGGGAAACCCTGGCACGCGCCGCGGAGATCATGCAGCGCGTCGCCCGCGGCTGAGGCCGGCCCACCCAGCGGGGAAGCCGGGTCGTTCCGCTTCGTCACGTGACGATGACGCGTACGACCAGCGAGGGGGCACGACCGGATGCGGGCAGTGCTGAACACGACCTTCCGATCCCTGCGAGTCCGGAACTATCGCCTCTTCGCCGGTGGCCAGCTGATCAAGCTGATCGGCGTCTGGATGATGTTCACCGCCCAGGACTGGCTGGTCCTGGAGCTCTCCGACAACTCGCCAGGTGCGCTCGGCGTGGTCACCGCGCTGCAGTTCGTCCCGGTGATGCTGCTGACCCTGTACAGCGGGCGGCTCGCCGACCGGTACGACAAGCGAAAACTCCTGATCGTGGCGAACACCGTGTTCGCCGTCACCGCTGTCACCTTCGCGATCATCGTGGCCTCCGGCATCGTCCAGCTCTGGCACGTCTTCCTGTTCGCGCTGTTGTTCGGCATCGCCAACTCGGTGGAGACCCCGGTCCGGCAGGCCTTCGTCTCCGAACTGGTCGAGCTGCCGCTGCTGCCGAACGCCCTCGCCCTCTCCGCGGCCACCTTCAACTCCGCCCGGATCGGCGGCCCGGCGCTGGCCGGCGTGCTGCTCTCGCTGGTGTCCACCCGCGGGGTGTTCCTGATCGCCACCGCGCTGGCGATCGCCCCGGTCTTCACCTACCTGCGGATGGACACCACCGAGCTGCACGGGATCGAGCGCGCGGCGCGCGGCGGCGCCCGGGTGCTGGACGGCCTCAAGTACGTCGGCAAGCGCTCCGACCTGCTGCTGCCGATCTGCCTGATGGCGGTGATCGGCATGATCGGCTTCAACTTCCCGGTCACCCTGGCCGCCCTCGCGAAAATCAACTTCCACGCCGGCGCCTCCTCGTTCGGCCTGCTCACCACGGCGCTGGCGGTGGGCGCGCTCGGTGGCGCACTGGCCGGCAGCGGGCGGCGATCCCGGCCGGGGGCGTACCGGGTGATCGGCGCCGCGCTGGCCTTCGGCGTGCTGGAGTTCGCTGTCGGCTTCGCGCCCGGCTTCGTGAGCGCCATGCTGCTGCTGGTGCCGACCGGGTTCTTCTCCATCTATCTGGCCCAGGCCGCCAACCACCGGGTGCAGATGGGGGTGGACGCCGCGTACCGGGGGCGGGTGATGGCGCTCTACGTGCTGGTCTTCCTCGGGACCACGCCGATCGGGGCGTCGCTGGCGGGCTGGTGGGGCGAGCGGTTCGGGGTGCCGTCGAGCATCTGGATGGGCGGGCTGGTGTCGTTCCTCGCCTCGGTGGTGGCACTGGCCTGGCAGTTGCGCAGCAGCGGCGACCGGCTGAGCGTGCGGCTCCGGCCACGTGCCGGGGTTCGGCTGATCGCGGCGGCCGAGGCGGGACAGGGTGAGCGGACGTCCGAAGAGGATCCCCTTGCCCCACCCCGAGGGCGTGCTCGGGAGGCGGCCGGCGGCGACCGGGTGGCGCACGTCTGACGGACCGGGTGTCCGTTGACCGGGACGGAAACGGTGCCCGATGTCGGTAAGGAACCTGGCATTTAGGTAGTTGGCAGAATAGGTCCGCCGAACGGGTGTTCCGGACCGGTGTTTCGGAGGCTTAACTTCGAAGCGTGGCTATGGTGCAACTGGTCGTGATCTCAGCGGCGTGGATGACGCTGCTGGTCCTGTCCTGTGCCCGAGTCATCCTTCGGCGGCCCGCCCCGCGGCGGCCCGCCGACTCGGGTCACCTGCCCCGGCGGCGTTCCGCGCCTCGCCGGGTGCCCGCCCCGGGCCGTCTGCCGCGCAAGGGTTCTGCGCAAGCGTCCTGGGCCCGTCGCCCCGGCGCGCAGAACAGGGAGCTGCGCCGGCTGGACCGGGACATGCAGACCGTCGACGTGGCCGCCCGGATGGCGGCGCTGCCCGCTGTCCCGATCGAGCAGCTCGCCTTCGACCTGCGCCGGCTCGCCCGGCAGCGGCGCACCAGTCCGCTGCGCTGGTCCGAAGTGGGCATGGCGGCGCTGCTGCAGGCCTACGACGCGCGGCTCCAGCTGGCCTGCGCCTGCCTCGGCGTGCCGGAGCAGCTCCAGCCGCTGAAGGGTGTGGACCGGGAGGCCGAGCGCGTGCGGGTCGAGGGCCGGCTGGAGGCGGCGGGTCTGGCCCTGCGCGGCTGACCGACGCCGCGCGGCGGCCGGTTCGTGCCGCGCTGCGGGTTACTGTCCGCGCACACCGCGCGGTCGGCTGTGGCCTGCGCATACGCGGCTTACTCCACCTGCGGCCGGCTCATGCTCAGCCCTGCGCGTACCGAGCGGCCCGGGCTCCGGGCCGCTCAGGCTGCGCGGTCGGCTTCAGGGAGGTCTCAGGTGTGGTGCTGGTCAGGGCTGGGGTTCGGCGGGAGGGCCCACTCCTGGCGGACGTGATAGTTGCCGAGTGCGCTCTCTACCAGGGCGAAATCGGTCACTGGCCAGGTCGGACCGGCGTACCCGGCAAGCGCCGTGAGCAGGCCGCGGTCCTGGTGGTAGGAGACGGTCAGATGCGGCCGGAACGGCCGTGGGTCGATGGTGAACCCGGCGTCGTCCAGCGCGACCCGGACCGACTCGCGCAGCGCGCCCAGCTTCCGCAGGTCACCGGCGAGCCCCGCCCAGGCCACCGGGCCGAAGCGGCCGCCGCCGGTCAGGCGCAGCGAGAAGGCGGCCGGCGCCGGCACCGTGGCCAGGGCATCGGTCACCGAGGGCAGGCGGGCATCGTCGACCTCGCCCAGGAAGGCCAGGGTCACGTGCCACTTCGACGGCCGGGTGAATCGGCCGTCGGCCGGCAATACACGGCGCAGGTCCTCGCGGACCGCGGGCGGCGGAAAGACAGCCACGAAAAGCTTGCTCACCAGGACTCCGGAGCGGTCGCCAGCGGGAAGCCGGCCAGGCAGGACTCGCTCACCAGGACGCCGGAGCGGCCCTCAGCGGGACGGCAGGCCGTGAAGAGATCGCTCACGAGAGGTCCGGGTGGCCGCCGGTCTGGCGGCGGCCACGACGGCTCAGGAGGACTCGCGGGCGGCCGGGCCGCCGCCGAACAGCACGTCATCCCAGCTCGGCAGGCGCTTGCGAGGCTTGCTCTCCTCGCCCTCCGTGCTGGCCTGCGCGGTCTGGCCGACCGTGCGGCGCGGGCGCAGGACCGCCAGCGACGGCACCGCCGGGACCTCTTTGGGCAGGTCGGAGTCGTCGTCGAAGGCGGAGCCGGAACCGCCGCCGAGCAGCGCCGCGGCGCCACCGGCGACCGGGCGGCGAGCGGCCGGGGAAACCGGCTCCAGACCGCGACCGGAGGAACCCTCCAGCGGCCGGTCCAGTGAGGCCAGCAACGCGTCGCGGCCGGCCCGGATCGGGTCGCGGGTCGGGCGGGCCGGTGCGTCGGCAGCGGGCAGGCCGTGCCCGCCGCGGGTCGGCTCGCTGCTGCGGGCCGGGCCGGGCAGACCATGGCCGCCGCGCTCGGGGGCCGGCTCCTGGCCGAGGATCTGGGTGGGCCGCTCGGCGCACAGGTACTGCGCCATGTCGTCGTGCGGGGAGACCACCTGACGACCTTTGTCCAGGTCCCAGATGGCCTGGGCCGTCGCTTTGCCGGACGGCCAGGTGGCGACGATCCGCCAGGTGCCGTCGTCCTTGCGGAACGCGTCCCAGGAGATCTTCTCGGTGTCGATGCCGTGCTGCGCCAGGCGACTGTCGACCACCTCGGCCAGCGGCTGACCGGAATCGGACGTCTTCAGCCTGGTACGGCGCGCGTGCTGGGCCAGCATGGCCCGCTCCTGCAGCACCGGACCGGCGTAGCGCAGCACCCGGTCGACCGGGACTCCGGCGATCCGGGCCACGTCCTCGGCGGACTCGCCGGAGCGGATCCGGGCCTGGATGTCGCGCGGGGAGAGCGACGGCTGACTGTCCGATGCGATCACCGCGACCGCCGTGCCCGGCACCGGGGGACCGTCCGTGATCACCCCGGTCACCCGGTCGTCGAGAGGGAGCGCCAGTAGGCGGCCCACCTCGTCGGCGAGCACGAGGGCCTGTCCGTCCTCGGAGAGGGCGACGAAGCGTACCGGCCGCATGCGTTGCCTCCGTCTCGTCGCGTTGGCCTGTGCTCCCGAGAGTCAGTCACCCGGGCGCGTTT
This window of the Actinoplanes oblitus genome carries:
- a CDS encoding MarR family winged helix-turn-helix transcriptional regulator, translating into MTERVMTTERTAESLAKTLREAIIRFSRRVRQARPVGDLTFSQLSALTSLQLAGALTPRELADVERVQPPTMTKIIGKLEDRGLVARTPHPTDGRQVILAATDEGRAVYALHERTRNEWLAVELARLSPEERETLARAAEIMQRVARG
- a CDS encoding MFS transporter, which produces MRAVLNTTFRSLRVRNYRLFAGGQLIKLIGVWMMFTAQDWLVLELSDNSPGALGVVTALQFVPVMLLTLYSGRLADRYDKRKLLIVANTVFAVTAVTFAIIVASGIVQLWHVFLFALLFGIANSVETPVRQAFVSELVELPLLPNALALSAATFNSARIGGPALAGVLLSLVSTRGVFLIATALAIAPVFTYLRMDTTELHGIERAARGGARVLDGLKYVGKRSDLLLPICLMAVIGMIGFNFPVTLAALAKINFHAGASSFGLLTTALAVGALGGALAGSGRRSRPGAYRVIGAALAFGVLEFAVGFAPGFVSAMLLLVPTGFFSIYLAQAANHRVQMGVDAAYRGRVMALYVLVFLGTTPIGASLAGWWGERFGVPSSIWMGGLVSFLASVVALAWQLRSSGDRLSVRLRPRAGVRLIAAAEAGQGERTSEEDPLAPPRGRAREAAGGDRVAHV
- the thpR gene encoding RNA 2',3'-cyclic phosphodiesterase, with translation MSKLFVAVFPPPAVREDLRRVLPADGRFTRPSKWHVTLAFLGEVDDARLPSVTDALATVPAPAAFSLRLTGGGRFGPVAWAGLAGDLRKLGALRESVRVALDDAGFTIDPRPFRPHLTVSYHQDRGLLTALAGYAGPTWPVTDFALVESALGNYHVRQEWALPPNPSPDQHHT
- the sepH gene encoding septation protein SepH is translated as MRPVRFVALSEDGQALVLADEVGRLLALPLDDRVTGVITDGPPVPGTAVAVIASDSQPSLSPRDIQARIRSGESAEDVARIAGVPVDRVLRYAGPVLQERAMLAQHARRTRLKTSDSGQPLAEVVDSRLAQHGIDTEKISWDAFRKDDGTWRIVATWPSGKATAQAIWDLDKGRQVVSPHDDMAQYLCAERPTQILGQEPAPERGGHGLPGPARSSEPTRGGHGLPAADAPARPTRDPIRAGRDALLASLDRPLEGSSGRGLEPVSPAARRPVAGGAAALLGGGSGSAFDDDSDLPKEVPAVPSLAVLRPRRTVGQTAQASTEGEESKPRKRLPSWDDVLFGGGPAARESS